GAGAGGGTGGCGATCAGCCGCGGGTTCCAGTTCATGTGGCGGAAGACGAGGAAGAGCGCGTCCTCGCTCAGGTGGCCCTTGGTGCAGGAGCAGGTCGCCGAGTGCGTGCAGCGGTGCTGCTTCACCACCAGCACCATTTTCCGGCGGCCGAATCGGCTCCCGGCAGGCACGCCACGCCACGCCGCGACGCCTACCTCCCCATCACGCGCCCCCTGGTCCTGCTCGGATTTAGGCAAGTCAGTTCCACGAAGAGCATTCAATCGCTGCTTGCTAGTGCTGTAACAGATCAGATAAAGGTTAAAGCCGCCTCCGGCTAATCGGTCCGATGTAGCGGGGGCGGATCTAGATGCTGCGCCGGGCGCGCGCCCAAAATTTGTGGGGGTTGGTCCGGGATCAAGTAATCAACGGGGTGACGAAAAGCTCGTACCTTGAAATCCACCTGCCAAGGCTGCTGGCGGGGCGGAGACAGCAGGGAGGCGACGAGGCTGAACCGggacggcgacggcgggcggcggcgcgcgatAGAAGAGGTGGGTTTGACGGTGTGAGGCGTCAGCGGAGACGCTGAGCTACGGCAGGGCGGCGGCTCtagagcgcggcggcggcggcggagtcaGTGTGAGAGATATTTTAGTGGCCGCATTTGGTGGGATTGGAGCTTTGGGGTAGGGCAGGACAGGAGCATGAGAGCGGCTTGCGGGAGGAAGGGATCGGGGATGAAGAGGAAAGGGACGGCGAGGGTGGAGGAGAAAAAGTCTGGCTGCTGCAGGGAAGACTCATTTTGATGGCTCAGATCCTTTTGGCTGGTAATAGATGGAGGGTGGATATTTTACCGTATCGATGAGGGTATTATACTAGGCCAGTCCAGATTATTTATAAGGACCTAAATTTAATATTCACCCGATCgttctagatacattcatattagtGAAAATTAATATGGATCGGAAATTTAATATTCTTTCGATCATTTTAGATATATCTATATTAGTGACAATGAAGGTATTATACTAGGCCAGTCTAGAATATTTATATGGACCAGAATTTAATATTCATCAGATCCATATTAATCATCATTTATATGTTATTAGTATGGATTTATCTAGATAATATGAATGTATCTACACATATTTTTAGTTCTATATACATCTATATTACtgacagttaatatgaatcggagggagaacTACAATAGTCACCATTTTTTACTAATTATATGAAGAGAAAGACATTAATGGTCCTGTGCTTTTACGAAACATCTCTTTAAATTCTTCATATTTTTACCACCAAAAATACTACTCCGAAATCGACTTCTTTTAAATAAGAGAATTGACACACTAAAACCCATCTAGATGCATACATATCTAAACCAAATCTACTCAATACTATGTCCGTTAATTTAAAATTGGAAGCAATAGTATGATTTGAAAATTatctttttttttggattttaccCGCTATATTAGGCAGACAAACAAAATCAGGTATATGCACGAAAGTCAAATCAGGTATGTGTGTGCTTTTATGAAGCTTCACCTTAAATTCTTTATATATGTTTTTAAAAATATTTCTTCCTTTTTAATTAAGTGAAATATATATTTTCAAAATAAAGGAACTAACACGCTAAAACGCGTATAAATTctttatatattttttaaaagtATTTCTTCCGTTCTAAACTATATTTGACCAAAACTGTGTAAAAAACAAAATCAGTTGCTTGCACCAGCAGATGACAAACAAAGCAGGTATGTTTATACCAACTAAACAAATCAGTTATATGCATCAGCTAGACAAAAAACAAATCAGGTATATTTTTCTCCTGTCGACGGCATAGGCCGTAGATACTTTGAGGACATTCCGACGCCACGGCTGCAGGTGGCTCCCAGATCTGTGAGACAAGTGAAGGAAGCGGAAGGTACCCACTTGGGCTGTCCAAGTGGCCAACTTGCGCCTGTACCGCGTCGGTCAATCGCTTTCGCGCACAGCGTTGCTCTGCACGCTGCCGCATCAACTTGCACTTCTCCTAGTGGACGCTGCTGGTGGGCAGGACCAGAGAGAAAAGAAAGACTAAATTCGACGCAACGCCCAAGGCTACGGCCCGCGTTATTTGGGCCTCATCGTGGCGCACAACCCACTGCGCGTGGGCTCTCCCCTTGAGTACAGCATGAAATAAATGGTTTTTGTATTTTTTTCTCTGCAAAAGAGATTCTGCATGACGAGCTGATTCAGGTTGTTCCACTAGCCACAGCAGAAATACATATTGATGACGGTATGCAGTGCTAAATCTTATGCAACTTTTAGGTACTCAATTATAGAGATATAGTCCTATTACAACTTTATAAGACACTGAACTAATTAAGATGTAAACAGTATATATATCCCTGACTATAAACTGAAACTATTCAAGGGTTCCTAACTATACTCAAACTATACTATATATTGGAGCGTGTTGATAAATCATCTGCAGGACCGGAAACTATGTAACTTCAGTCCATCCTCTTGATTCTACTGCGACGGCTCTGCGAAGGACAATAAACGATGTTTTGTCAGAACGCAGCGCATGCAACAAGTTATCAAGAGCTAGCAATCAAGTTAGTCAAGGCAAAATTTCAGAAGGAAATACTTACTTGGAGACGGAGCTGCTGGAGGGTTCAGCGGTGGCACAGACGCCGCTGTCATAACATCAACATGATTTCAATCTCATGCACataatttttgaaaaaaaataccAACATGGAAACGTATATGTACACAAGTGAAGAAGCTATGACTTACAGGAGCACTGGGCAAGCGCCTGCATCGGCAGCGGCACGTTGCAGCTTCCCGGGAGCGACATCATGCGCATGAAATTCATGGGCGCGGGCATGATCTTGTTGATGTCGCCGTTGAGGCcgtggcagaggcagatgggggcgTTGTCCACGAGCGACTTGAAAGCGCCGCAGCACGTGGCCGGGGGCGTCGGCACGGTGGTATCGGTGAGGAAGCCCATGCATGGCATCAGCCCCATCAGCGGCGTCAGGCACTCCGTGGGCtgcgcaggcggaggcggcggggtaGCGGGCGTGACCGGGGTGGCGGGTGTCTGTGGCGGCGGCGGGGTAGCGGGCGCTACTGCTGGGGTGGTGGGTAGCTGTGGCGACGGCGGGGTAGCGGGTGCGACCGGCGTGGCGGGTTGCTGTGGCGGCGATGGTGTAGGCGCCGGCGAGCTCGGGGAAGCAGGGACAGATGGGGCTGGGAAGCTCGGCAGGGAAGCTGCAGGGGGAGGTGGCGACGGGGTAACAGATTGAGGTGGCTTAAATGGGACGCAGGCGGGCTTGACTTTGACTGGTTGGGCTCTGATAGCGGCCGACGGCTGCAGCAGCGCGGCCGCGAGCACCACGAGGAGGAAGGCGACGCTGGACTTGGACGGCGCCATCTCGTGCATGCGTGGAGGTTCTCGATCGGTTTTTGGGTTTGTGCTCTGTGGTACGACCAATACGGGGGTGGTCGGCAATTTATAGCTAGGATGGTGATGAGATAAGGAGTTTGAA
This region of Lolium perenne isolate Kyuss_39 chromosome 2, Kyuss_2.0, whole genome shotgun sequence genomic DNA includes:
- the LOC127328609 gene encoding uncharacterized protein, giving the protein MHEMAPSKSSVAFLLVVLAAALLQPSAAIRAQPVKVKPACVPFKPPQSVTPSPPPPAASLPSFPAPSVPASPSSPAPTPSPPQQPATPVAPATPPSPQLPTTPAVAPATPPPPQTPATPVTPATPPPPPAQPTECLTPLMGLMPCMGFLTDTTVPTPPATCCGAFKSLVDNAPICLCHGLNGDINKIMPAPMNFMRMMSLPGSCNVPLPMQALAQCSCKS